One part of the Chromatiales bacterium genome encodes these proteins:
- a CDS encoding DUF429 domain-containing protein codes for MLLVGLDAASDFTKFGFALGQYEDGRVGIIEAGLIKTKDDTNALLSSVAPKIKSADKALIAIDAPLGWPKSMAEALQTHEAGQVISKSKDAMFHRETDRVIHRRLAKKPLEVGADKIARAAHSALGALQMLREATGEGIPLAWSRNFSSSAAIEVYPAATLKARGLPHSAYKKFDQAEVRHDISMGISAEIVGLDAYLDGSVDVFDACICLIAAKDFMDGLAEQPVDLELAEREGWIWVRGVNERPVSG; via the coding sequence ATGCTGCTTGTGGGGCTTGATGCCGCGTCTGATTTTACGAAGTTTGGATTTGCCTTGGGGCAATATGAGGACGGACGTGTTGGGATCATAGAGGCCGGATTGATCAAGACGAAAGACGACACAAATGCACTGCTTTCATCTGTGGCGCCAAAAATAAAATCGGCGGATAAGGCGCTTATCGCCATTGATGCTCCTTTGGGTTGGCCGAAGTCAATGGCTGAAGCACTCCAGACCCATGAGGCTGGTCAGGTAATTTCCAAGTCTAAAGACGCGATGTTTCATCGCGAAACCGACCGAGTGATACATAGGCGGCTTGCCAAGAAGCCTCTCGAAGTTGGGGCGGACAAGATCGCCCGGGCCGCTCATTCGGCGCTCGGCGCACTTCAAATGCTGCGGGAAGCTACGGGAGAGGGAATTCCGTTGGCCTGGTCCCGGAATTTTTCCTCTTCGGCGGCCATCGAAGTCTATCCGGCTGCAACGCTAAAAGCGCGAGGGCTTCCTCATTCTGCTTATAAGAAATTCGATCAAGCTGAGGTTCGCCATGATATTTCCATGGGTATCTCAGCGGAAATAGTCGGATTAGATGCGTATCTTGATGGTAGTGTGGATGTATTTGATGCCTGTATATGTTTGATCGCCGCAAAAGATTTTATGGATGGACTTGCCGAGCAGCCAGTGGACCTGGAGTTGGCAGAGCGAGAAGGCTGGATTTGGGTGCGAGGTGTGAATGAGCGGCCCGTGAGTGGGTAA
- a CDS encoding PIN domain nuclease, which produces MLVDTSVWVDFFAGRDTPQVQHLEQALRDGADLAICGIVLTEVLQGIRDDAQHDLVRQHLKPLLMLPMDEDTFVLAAALFRGLRKQGLTIRKTNDCIIAATAIQHGLPLLHNDRDFDTLGQHSPLQIIDPTTANT; this is translated from the coding sequence ATGCTGGTCGACACCAGCGTCTGGGTGGACTTCTTCGCCGGGCGCGACACCCCGCAGGTGCAGCACCTGGAGCAGGCCCTGCGCGACGGGGCAGACCTCGCCATCTGCGGCATCGTGCTCACCGAGGTGCTGCAGGGCATCCGCGACGACGCCCAGCACGACCTGGTGCGCCAGCACCTGAAGCCCCTGCTCATGTTGCCGATGGACGAAGACACCTTCGTCCTCGCCGCCGCGCTGTTTCGCGGCCTGCGCAAACAGGGGCTCACCATCCGCAAGACCAACGACTGCATCATCGCCGCCACCGCCATCCAGCACGGCCTGCCCCTGCTGCACAACGACCGCGACTTCGACACCCTAGGCCAACACAGCCCGCTGCAGATCATCGACCCGACCACAGCCAATACCTGA
- a CDS encoding NAD(P)-binding domain-containing protein — MKPKVVITHRVHDSILESLEPHCELITNQTGATLPRDEIKARAANADAIMAFMPDRVGEDFLADCHQLKVIGAALKGYDNFDVNACTRHGVWLTFVPDLLTVPTAELTIGLTIGLARQVRAADQYVRSGQFAGWTPEFYGLGIEGSCGGIIGMGAIGKAVSRRLNGWGAEVLYTETQPLSAQDEQDLGVTHVTLEQLLSRADIVILALALNEHTLHTMNASRLAQMKPGAFLINPCRGSVVDESAVLQALESGHLGGYAADVFEMEDWAREDRPREISPGLRSHPNTLFTAHIGSAVRSVRLAIEQRAARNILQALRGEKPDDAINLPRVREASPC, encoded by the coding sequence ATGAAACCCAAGGTTGTGATAACTCACCGGGTGCATGACAGTATCCTGGAAAGCCTCGAGCCCCATTGCGAACTCATCACCAATCAGACCGGCGCCACCCTGCCGCGGGACGAGATCAAGGCCAGGGCGGCCAATGCCGATGCAATAATGGCCTTCATGCCGGACCGCGTTGGCGAGGACTTTCTGGCCGATTGTCATCAGTTGAAGGTCATCGGGGCCGCACTCAAGGGGTACGACAATTTCGATGTCAACGCCTGCACCCGCCACGGTGTCTGGCTGACATTCGTACCCGACCTGCTGACGGTGCCGACCGCGGAACTCACCATCGGGCTGACCATCGGCCTCGCCCGGCAGGTGCGTGCGGCGGACCAGTATGTCCGTTCAGGGCAGTTTGCTGGCTGGACGCCCGAGTTTTATGGTCTCGGCATCGAGGGTTCCTGCGGCGGCATCATCGGCATGGGCGCTATTGGCAAGGCCGTCTCCCGGCGTTTGAATGGCTGGGGTGCCGAGGTGCTGTACACGGAAACCCAGCCGCTGTCGGCGCAGGATGAACAGGATCTGGGTGTCACCCATGTGACGCTGGAGCAGCTGTTGTCCCGGGCCGATATCGTCATCCTTGCCCTGGCCCTCAATGAGCACACGCTCCATACCATGAACGCGTCACGGCTCGCCCAGATGAAGCCCGGCGCCTTCCTGATCAATCCCTGCCGTGGGTCGGTGGTGGACGAATCCGCCGTCTTGCAGGCACTCGAGTCTGGCCATCTCGGCGGGTATGCAGCCGACGTGTTCGAAATGGAGGACTGGGCGCGAGAGGATCGTCCCAGGGAGATTTCCCCGGGATTACGCAGCCATCCCAACACGCTCTTCACCGCCCACATCGGATCAGCCGTCAGGAGTGTCCGACTGGCCATCGAGCAGCGCGCCGCCAGGAACATATTGCAGGCCCTGCGTGGTGAGAAACCGGACGATGCCATCAACCTGCCTCGGGTCCGTGAGGCGAGTCCATGCTGA
- a CDS encoding DNA polymerase IV produces MPPAVPDPAPLVCPVHWPRAIVLVDMNAFFASVEQRDFPELRGLPVAVTNGLRGTTIITCSYEARAYGIRTGMRLKEAWARCPGLIQRPSRPQVYAAVSTAIMAGLHDICPDVEVYSVDEAFLDVTHCQRLHGTPVRIARLVKQRVETISGLQCSIGVSGDKTTAKFAAKLQKPDGFTVIPPWEARERLANVPTTALSGIADGIGAFLASHGVQYCGQMQRLPVSVLARRFGNLGRRIWLMCQGEDPDRIHPEAPPPKTIGHGKVVPPGTRDRGVLLTFFLHMSEKVGARLRRHDMEAQRFLVGWKGDYGWRGDKLRLPTASDDGQAIYRLCQFALETHWRGEPVHQIQVTALDPRPMRQQLDLFAEAGAGGDKNQVMDAVNARYGEFALTPARLLERSDMPDVIAPAWKPSGHRKTV; encoded by the coding sequence ATGCCGCCCGCCGTCCCCGATCCCGCACCCCTGGTCTGCCCCGTCCACTGGCCGCGGGCGATCGTGCTGGTGGACATGAACGCCTTTTTCGCCTCGGTGGAGCAGCGGGACTTCCCCGAGCTTCGGGGGTTGCCGGTGGCCGTCACCAATGGCCTGCGGGGTACCACCATCATCACCTGTTCCTACGAGGCGCGGGCCTACGGCATCCGCACGGGGATGCGCCTGAAGGAGGCCTGGGCGCGCTGCCCGGGGCTGATCCAGCGCCCCAGCCGCCCGCAGGTCTACGCGGCCGTCTCGACGGCGATCATGGCCGGCCTGCACGACATCTGCCCGGACGTGGAGGTGTACTCGGTCGACGAGGCCTTTCTGGACGTGACCCACTGCCAGCGGCTGCATGGCACGCCGGTGCGCATCGCCCGGCTGGTCAAGCAGCGGGTGGAGACGATCTCGGGCCTGCAGTGCTCGATCGGGGTGAGCGGGGACAAGACCACCGCCAAGTTCGCCGCCAAGCTGCAGAAGCCCGACGGCTTCACCGTGATCCCGCCCTGGGAGGCGCGCGAGCGCCTGGCGAACGTGCCGACCACGGCCCTGAGCGGCATTGCCGACGGCATCGGTGCCTTTCTGGCCAGCCACGGCGTGCAGTACTGCGGGCAGATGCAGCGGCTGCCCGTCAGCGTGCTGGCCCGGCGCTTCGGCAACCTGGGCCGGCGGATCTGGCTGATGTGCCAGGGCGAGGACCCGGACCGGATACACCCGGAGGCCCCGCCGCCCAAGACCATCGGCCATGGCAAGGTGGTCCCGCCCGGCACCCGGGACAGGGGCGTGCTGCTCACCTTCTTCCTGCACATGAGCGAGAAGGTCGGCGCCCGGCTGCGGCGGCATGACATGGAGGCGCAGCGCTTTCTCGTCGGCTGGAAAGGGGACTACGGCTGGCGGGGCGACAAGCTGCGCCTGCCCACGGCCAGCGATGACGGCCAGGCCATCTACCGGCTGTGCCAGTTCGCCCTCGAGACCCACTGGCGGGGCGAACCCGTGCACCAGATCCAGGTGACCGCCCTCGACCCGCGGCCGATGCGACAGCAGCTCGACCTCTTTGCCGAGGCCGGGGCGGGTGGCGACAAGAACCAGGTGATGGATGCCGTGAACGCCCGCTATGGCGAGTTCGCGCTGACACCGGCCCGGCTGCTGGAACGCTCCGACATGCCGGACGTGATCGCACCGGCGTGGAAGCCGAGCGGGCATCGAAAGACGGTGTAG
- a CDS encoding type II toxin-antitoxin system VapB family antitoxin translates to MQTDADTTRTNIVIDTRLVQTGLRLTGLKTRRELVDLALRELVRHEQQKKLLALKGRIEWEGDLDAMRTDIPEDDAR, encoded by the coding sequence ATGCAGACCGACGCCGACACCACCCGCACCAACATCGTCATCGACACCCGCCTGGTTCAGACCGGCCTCAGGCTCACTGGCCTCAAGACCCGGCGCGAGCTGGTGGACCTCGCCCTGCGCGAGCTCGTCCGCCACGAACAGCAGAAAAAGCTGCTCGCCCTCAAGGGCAGGATCGAGTGGGAGGGTGACCTGGACGCCATGCGTACCGACATCCCCGAGGACGACGCACGCTGA
- the phnD gene encoding phosphate/phosphite/phosphonate ABC transporter substrate-binding protein translates to MKTMIHALFALLIMVGVNLQAHAADADPDLLKVALLPDENASELIKRNQPLKDYLERTLGKEIQLIVTTDYSSMIEAMRFGRIDLAYFGPLSYVMAKSKSDIEPFAAMVVDGKPTYRSIIIANADAGLDSFADIKGKKMAYGDRASTSSHLIPKTVLLEKAGLEADKDYEAHFVGTHDAVAVNVANGNADAGGLSEVIFEHVTDRGLIDRNKVKVLGYSDEFPQYPWAMRSNLNPELKTRIQNAFIQIDDPEILKNLKAEGFAPITDADYNVIRAMGGLLNLDFAKM, encoded by the coding sequence ATGAAGACGATGATCCACGCCCTGTTCGCGCTTTTGATCATGGTGGGTGTAAACCTGCAGGCCCATGCAGCCGATGCGGACCCGGATCTGCTGAAGGTCGCCTTGCTGCCCGATGAGAACGCATCGGAACTGATCAAGCGCAACCAGCCCCTGAAAGACTACCTCGAACGCACGCTCGGCAAAGAGATCCAGCTGATCGTTACCACCGATTACTCCTCCATGATCGAAGCCATGCGCTTTGGCCGTATCGATCTTGCCTACTTCGGCCCGCTGTCCTACGTGATGGCCAAGAGCAAAAGCGACATCGAGCCCTTCGCGGCCATGGTGGTGGACGGCAAGCCCACCTACCGTTCCATCATCATCGCCAACGCCGATGCCGGCCTGGACTCGTTCGCCGACATCAAGGGCAAGAAAATGGCCTACGGTGACCGTGCCTCTACGTCCAGCCATCTGATTCCCAAAACCGTCCTTCTCGAAAAGGCCGGCCTGGAGGCAGACAAGGATTACGAAGCCCATTTCGTGGGCACCCATGATGCCGTGGCGGTGAACGTGGCCAATGGCAACGCCGATGCCGGCGGGCTGTCCGAGGTGATCTTCGAACACGTGACGGACCGTGGCCTGATTGATCGCAACAAGGTCAAGGTGCTCGGCTACAGCGATGAATTCCCCCAGTATCCCTGGGCCATGCGTTCCAATCTCAACCCTGAGCTGAAAACCCGCATCCAGAACGCCTTCATCCAGATCGATGATCCGGAGATCCTGAAGAACCTCAAGGCGGAGGGTTTTGCGCCGATCACCGACGCGGATTACAACGTGATCCGTGCCATGGGCGGCCTGCTCAACCTTGATTTTGCCAAGATGTGA
- a CDS encoding TonB-dependent receptor: MIHITAPLIETEWQQAPSAVTLIDDRDIGDGRAPIQPTDALNLSPGVLVQNRNNFAQNPRVSIRGFGARAPFGIRGVRVRLDGIPLTTVDGQAQIDAIDPSAIQTIEVLRGANAVLHGNGSGGLLDYSSHATRSAPLARAEAQVGDHGLRRLHAAIGEQKDAFAFLGAITQLEQEGYRDQSEVERRNVNLRLDHRQGDRDWFVLLNHLDNPLAEDPGALTEAELQEDPSQAAPLASLMDAGQEVRQNIVSAGIEQRLGGANHQLSAQGWLIGRDFEQQLPFPGSSLIQYDRQIVGGALYYQRPVGKLLLHTHLSLEDQADDRQRYCRDIDLEPFSCITGISDDLALDQLETARNVGLGLQLAGPVADERGRWVMGLRYDRLRMAIDDNLQAGGIDNSGERIYDEPNYSLGYSHTLNNRWTAFGQYATSFEAPTFTEFANPAGSGFRPGLEPQTSQTLEVGVRGQLYTAQLEATLFTVRVEDEIIVDDDPGAAPGDERTFYRNADRTRRDGLELGARWRPGALPDLQLAGAVTYMDARFDDETNNTLPGLPEWTAFIDGRYEFKQGYFAGLSTQYIGGRYADDANTVDVASQTVTNLRLGRIIWGGRHKTQLVIGVENLFDEAYLDNLRINATNGRYYEPGAERRLYASIDVSWF, encoded by the coding sequence GTGATCCATATCACGGCCCCCCTGATCGAGACCGAGTGGCAGCAGGCGCCGAGCGCGGTCACGCTGATCGACGATCGCGATATCGGCGATGGACGCGCCCCCATCCAGCCCACCGATGCACTGAACCTGTCGCCCGGCGTGCTGGTGCAGAACCGCAACAACTTTGCCCAGAACCCGCGCGTCTCCATCCGCGGCTTCGGGGCCCGCGCACCCTTTGGCATCCGCGGCGTGCGGGTGCGCCTGGATGGCATTCCCCTCACCACGGTCGATGGCCAGGCACAGATCGATGCCATCGATCCCAGCGCCATCCAGACCATCGAGGTGCTGCGCGGGGCCAACGCGGTACTGCATGGCAATGGCAGCGGCGGCCTGCTCGATTACAGCAGCCATGCAACACGGTCTGCCCCGCTCGCCCGGGCCGAGGCACAGGTCGGTGACCATGGCCTGCGCCGCCTCCACGCGGCCATCGGCGAACAGAAAGACGCCTTCGCCTTTCTGGGTGCCATCACCCAGCTGGAACAGGAAGGCTATCGCGATCAGAGCGAAGTGGAACGCCGCAACGTGAATCTCCGGCTCGACCATCGCCAGGGCGATCGCGACTGGTTCGTGCTGCTCAACCACCTCGACAATCCCCTGGCCGAAGACCCCGGCGCACTCACCGAGGCCGAGTTGCAGGAAGACCCCTCCCAGGCCGCCCCGCTCGCCAGCCTGATGGACGCCGGCCAGGAGGTCCGCCAGAACATCGTCTCGGCGGGGATCGAACAACGCCTCGGCGGGGCGAATCATCAGCTCAGCGCACAGGGCTGGCTGATCGGCCGCGACTTTGAGCAGCAACTGCCCTTTCCCGGCAGCAGCCTGATCCAGTACGACCGGCAGATCGTCGGCGGCGCGCTCTACTACCAGCGCCCGGTCGGCAAGCTCCTCCTGCACACCCACCTCAGCCTGGAAGACCAGGCGGACGACCGGCAGCGCTATTGTCGCGATATCGACCTGGAGCCGTTCAGTTGCATCACTGGCATCAGCGACGACCTGGCGCTGGACCAGCTGGAAACCGCCCGCAATGTCGGCCTGGGGCTGCAACTGGCCGGGCCGGTGGCGGATGAACGGGGTCGCTGGGTGATGGGACTGCGCTACGACCGGCTGCGCATGGCCATCGACGACAACCTGCAGGCCGGCGGCATCGACAACTCCGGCGAGCGCATCTACGACGAGCCCAACTACAGCCTCGGCTACAGCCATACCCTGAACAACCGGTGGACCGCCTTCGGCCAGTACGCCACCAGCTTCGAGGCCCCCACCTTCACCGAGTTCGCCAACCCGGCAGGCAGCGGCTTTCGCCCGGGCCTGGAACCCCAGACCAGCCAGACCCTGGAGGTCGGCGTACGGGGTCAGCTCTATACGGCGCAACTCGAGGCCACCCTGTTCACGGTACGCGTGGAAGACGAGATCATCGTGGACGACGATCCCGGCGCCGCCCCGGGTGACGAGCGCACCTTCTACCGCAACGCCGATCGCACCCGTCGCGACGGCCTGGAACTGGGCGCGCGCTGGCGGCCAGGCGCCCTGCCCGATCTACAACTGGCGGGCGCAGTCACCTACATGGATGCGCGCTTCGATGACGAGACCAACAACACCCTGCCGGGCCTGCCCGAGTGGACCGCGTTCATCGATGGAAGATACGAGTTCAAACAGGGCTATTTCGCCGGCCTGTCCACGCAATACATCGGCGGCCGCTATGCCGATGACGCCAACACCGTCGACGTGGCATCGCAAACCGTCACCAACCTGCGCCTTGGCCGCATCATCTGGGGCGGCCGCCATAAAACCCAGCTGGTCATCGGTGTCGAAAACCTGTTCGACGAAGCGTATCTGGATAACCTGAGGATCAACGCCACGAATGGGCGTTATTACGAACCGGGAGCCGAAAGGCGTCTGTATGCCAGCATCGATGTCAGCTGGTTTTGA
- the phnE gene encoding phosphonate ABC transporter, permease protein PhnE — MDYSTTEPANSSPAPSVSVLDEHAKGWRKKIGQSALVLGIIFVASWYVGLFNFNTLANGIPAIGTLLGESLPPDFTNVADWIAPLIDTLAMSIAGTAIAVTVSVPLAFLAARNTSPHPVVFQVTRTILNGLRSVPELIMGIIFVAAVGFGALPGVLALGLHSIGMVGKFFAEAIEHVDEAPIEAADAAGATRLQVLYHAVLPQVLPQFADVSIYRWEYNFRASTVMGMVGAGGIGFELMGSLRIMQYQEVSAILIVILLMVTLVDSLSGHLRKKFK, encoded by the coding sequence ATGGATTACTCGACAACGGAGCCGGCGAATTCCTCGCCGGCCCCGTCAGTCTCGGTGCTCGATGAGCACGCAAAAGGCTGGCGGAAGAAAATCGGACAGTCGGCGCTGGTACTGGGCATCATCTTTGTCGCCAGCTGGTATGTGGGCCTGTTCAACTTCAACACGCTGGCCAATGGCATCCCCGCCATTGGCACCCTGCTGGGCGAATCATTGCCGCCCGACTTCACCAACGTGGCAGACTGGATCGCGCCCCTGATAGATACCCTCGCAATGAGTATCGCAGGCACCGCGATTGCAGTGACTGTCTCGGTGCCGCTGGCGTTCCTGGCTGCCCGGAACACCTCGCCCCACCCGGTGGTATTCCAGGTCACGCGCACGATTCTGAACGGCTTGCGTTCCGTGCCCGAGCTGATCATGGGCATCATCTTCGTCGCCGCTGTGGGATTCGGTGCCCTGCCGGGTGTGCTGGCACTCGGGCTGCACTCCATCGGCATGGTCGGCAAGTTCTTTGCCGAGGCGATCGAGCACGTGGATGAAGCCCCGATCGAGGCCGCCGATGCTGCCGGTGCCACCCGTCTGCAGGTGCTGTACCACGCTGTGCTGCCCCAGGTGCTGCCGCAGTTCGCCGATGTGTCGATCTACCGCTGGGAATACAACTTCCGCGCCTCGACCGTGATGGGCATGGTTGGTGCCGGCGGCATCGGTTTCGAACTGATGGGCTCGCTGCGCATCATGCAGTACCAGGAAGTCAGCGCCATCCTGATTGTGATTCTTCTGATGGTGACCCTGGTGGACAGCCTCAGCGGCCATCTACGTAAAAAGTTCAAGTAA
- a CDS encoding bifunctional (p)ppGpp synthetase/guanosine-3',5'-bis(diphosphate) 3'-pyrophosphohydrolase produces MDLALIFRALSFAAHKHRDQRRKDVQASPYINHPIALASVLVDEAGVDDVAVVCGALLHDTIEDTETTPEELERAFGAEILSIVMDVTDDKMLPKEERKRCQIEHAAHACHKAKLVKLADKICNLRDIVASPPADWDLDRKRQYFDWAKAVIDHVRGSHDRLERIFDEAYARRP; encoded by the coding sequence ATGGATCTTGCATTGATATTCCGAGCTCTTAGCTTCGCTGCGCATAAGCATCGCGATCAACGCCGAAAGGATGTTCAGGCGTCACCCTATATCAATCATCCGATTGCTTTGGCGAGTGTTCTTGTAGATGAGGCAGGAGTTGATGATGTCGCAGTAGTCTGTGGGGCCCTTTTGCATGACACGATAGAGGACACAGAAACTACTCCGGAGGAGCTCGAACGAGCCTTTGGCGCGGAGATATTATCTATCGTAATGGATGTAACTGACGATAAAATGCTTCCGAAGGAAGAGCGCAAGCGTTGCCAAATAGAGCATGCCGCGCATGCCTGCCATAAAGCCAAGCTCGTTAAACTCGCCGATAAAATCTGTAACCTACGAGATATCGTCGCGTCTCCTCCCGCAGACTGGGATTTGGATCGAAAGCGCCAGTATTTCGACTGGGCGAAGGCGGTTATCGATCACGTTAGAGGGTCCCATGATCGGCTGGAGCGGATTTTCGACGAGGCGTATGCGCGGAGACCATAA
- the phnC gene encoding phosphonate ABC transporter ATP-binding protein produces MATAQPTDVMLRVEGMGVTYPGNVLALKPTTVDFHKGEFTVLLGLSGAGKSTLLRSLNLLVQPTTGKVVSGEFGELNNRRTLRQHRSRTAMVFQHHQLIERYTALQNVLTGRLAYHGTWRSLLPLPRHDLELALHCLDRVGLADKALCRVDQLSGGQQQRVGIARALSQQPSMILADEPVASLDPATSERVLGLLRDICQEDGITAVISLHQLEYAQRFANRIIGLSNARIVFDAAPEQMQSHHLDEIYHRTPAAATQQDKSAVRQPQTNPVTYQPLEITQ; encoded by the coding sequence ATGGCCACTGCTCAACCAACCGACGTGATGCTCCGGGTAGAGGGGATGGGCGTAACCTATCCGGGAAACGTCCTCGCGCTCAAACCTACCACTGTTGATTTTCACAAGGGTGAATTCACCGTGTTGCTGGGGCTTTCCGGCGCAGGCAAGTCCACCCTGCTTCGTTCACTCAATCTTCTGGTCCAGCCGACCACGGGAAAGGTGGTCTCCGGGGAATTCGGCGAACTCAACAACCGCAGAACCCTTCGGCAGCACCGCAGCCGTACCGCCATGGTGTTCCAGCACCACCAGCTGATCGAGCGATACACCGCATTGCAGAACGTGCTGACGGGCCGGCTCGCCTATCACGGCACCTGGCGCAGTCTGTTGCCGCTGCCCCGACACGACCTGGAACTGGCGCTGCACTGCCTGGATCGGGTCGGCCTGGCCGACAAGGCCCTCTGCCGGGTGGATCAGCTCTCGGGTGGTCAGCAGCAGAGAGTGGGGATTGCCCGGGCGCTGTCCCAGCAGCCCTCCATGATCCTGGCGGATGAACCCGTGGCCAGTCTGGACCCGGCCACCTCCGAGCGGGTGCTGGGCCTGCTGCGGGACATCTGTCAGGAAGACGGCATTACCGCCGTGATCTCCCTGCACCAGCTGGAATATGCCCAGCGCTTTGCGAACCGGATCATCGGCCTGTCGAACGCCCGAATCGTGTTCGACGCCGCACCGGAGCAGATGCAGTCGCACCACCTGGACGAGATCTACCATCGCACACCCGCCGCGGCGACCCAGCAGGACAAGTCCGCTGTACGTCAACCGCAGACCAACCCTGTTACTTATCAACCTCTGGAGATTACACAATGA